From a single Streptomyces liliifuscus genomic region:
- a CDS encoding DUF1963 domain-containing protein, with protein sequence MNALDEYRAAARKRGVPEDLLGRALRLARPRLELRSMEGSDAPVVGQYGGHPQLPPDVEWTGFPAFIASVDCAAVPVGELDIRLPEDGHLLFFANNSEPSYVPGPTQEGRVVYVPAGTATTERAPSEEDASYTFEPYPLRGRLDRFMPDNNHDIADQETVRLIHPYLLDHWDETMNGELTLGGYASVIHHDPAPWPVTDDDSFVMLAHADFTFVDTPLSCAASWLIRPRELAERNFENVRVDFQSYM encoded by the coding sequence ATGAACGCACTTGACGAATATCGGGCGGCAGCCCGCAAGCGGGGCGTGCCCGAGGATCTTCTCGGCAGGGCGCTGAGGCTTGCCCGACCGCGTCTGGAGCTGCGGTCGATGGAGGGCTCCGACGCTCCGGTCGTCGGACAGTACGGAGGGCATCCCCAGCTTCCACCGGACGTCGAATGGACCGGCTTCCCGGCGTTCATCGCGTCGGTCGACTGTGCCGCCGTTCCGGTCGGCGAACTGGATATCCGGCTGCCGGAGGACGGGCACTTACTGTTCTTCGCCAACAACAGCGAGCCGAGTTACGTCCCGGGGCCGACGCAGGAAGGCCGGGTCGTGTATGTCCCGGCCGGGACGGCGACGACGGAACGGGCCCCGTCCGAGGAGGACGCGTCCTACACGTTCGAGCCGTACCCCCTGCGAGGCCGGCTCGACCGGTTCATGCCGGACAACAACCACGACATCGCCGACCAGGAAACCGTGCGCCTCATCCACCCGTACCTGCTGGACCACTGGGACGAGACCATGAACGGCGAACTCACCCTGGGCGGATACGCGTCGGTGATCCATCACGACCCGGCCCCCTGGCCCGTCACCGACGACGACTCATTCGTCATGCTGGCCCACGCGGATTTCACGTTCGTGGACACGCCCCTCAGCTGCGCCGCGTCCTGGCTGATCCGCCCCCGGGAGCTGGCGGAACGGAACTTCGAGAACGTGCGGGTCGATTTCCAGTCCTACATGTGA
- a CDS encoding FAD-dependent monooxygenase translates to MAVVDAEVDVLIVGGGPVGLTACALLERWGVRVSLVEKRGELSPFPRSRLVNVRSMEIYRGLGLAGEITSGAFGPEFGRIRFRDTLHDSDFATAAMVGINAPIPESPVTGIVTSQDRLEPTLLAAAGTRMRFGAELVDLTEEADSVLAVLVDQRSGEETRVRARHVLAADGAHSTVRQRLGIGTAGPGALAAVTTVVFGADLDGWCADQPAGVYFTAHGSFLPLYPEGGWAWLGPTPEDSEHTDWPGLVSRALGPGAGVRAEVTRVQHWVMNAFVAERFRHGRILLAGDAAHAIPIVGGLGMNTGIADVHNLCWKLAGVVHGWAGPGLLDTYETERRPVAHRTLQQAVANSKLMFEAQRLRHEQLHSGGAAPTRVELPWSDRYFAQLGLVLGVAYRSDAVLSDAVLTDTLLTDGSTPPEPSETGTDYVPSAEPGHRMPHLWLTPDRSTLDAFGEWFTLLTPDPAAWEQQATAPGVLHIERLPDEHADLCGLSPRGALLIRPDGHIGARWRDCPPSDNILRHALTALTGHDETRSG, encoded by the coding sequence ATGGCCGTGGTGGATGCCGAGGTGGACGTGCTGATCGTCGGTGGCGGGCCGGTCGGGCTCACTGCTTGTGCGCTGCTGGAGCGTTGGGGCGTGCGGGTTTCGCTGGTCGAGAAGCGCGGTGAGCTGTCCCCCTTTCCACGGTCGCGGCTGGTCAATGTGCGGTCGATGGAGATCTACCGCGGGCTCGGGCTCGCCGGTGAGATCACGTCCGGTGCCTTCGGGCCGGAGTTCGGACGCATCCGTTTCCGGGACACCCTGCACGACAGTGACTTCGCCACGGCGGCGATGGTCGGGATCAACGCGCCGATCCCCGAAAGCCCTGTGACCGGCATCGTCACGTCGCAGGATCGGCTGGAACCCACCCTGCTCGCCGCGGCAGGGACACGGATGAGGTTCGGGGCCGAACTCGTCGACCTCACCGAAGAGGCCGACAGCGTTCTGGCCGTCCTCGTCGACCAACGAAGCGGTGAGGAGACCCGCGTCCGTGCCCGCCATGTTCTCGCCGCCGACGGTGCGCACTCCACCGTCCGGCAGCGGCTGGGAATCGGCACCGCCGGCCCCGGAGCGCTGGCGGCGGTCACCACCGTCGTGTTCGGCGCCGACCTCGACGGCTGGTGTGCCGACCAGCCCGCCGGGGTGTACTTCACCGCGCACGGCTCCTTCCTCCCGCTCTACCCCGAAGGCGGCTGGGCCTGGCTCGGCCCCACCCCCGAAGACTCCGAGCACACCGACTGGCCCGGCCTCGTCTCGCGTGCCCTCGGGCCCGGCGCAGGTGTACGGGCCGAGGTGACCCGGGTTCAGCACTGGGTGATGAACGCGTTCGTCGCCGAGCGCTTCCGGCACGGCCGGATCCTGCTGGCCGGCGACGCCGCGCACGCGATCCCGATCGTCGGCGGCCTGGGCATGAACACCGGCATCGCCGACGTCCACAACCTGTGCTGGAAGCTGGCGGGCGTCGTCCACGGGTGGGCCGGGCCAGGCCTGTTGGACACGTACGAGACGGAACGGCGGCCCGTCGCCCACCGGACCCTCCAGCAAGCGGTGGCCAACAGCAAGCTCATGTTCGAAGCGCAGAGGCTGCGCCACGAGCAGCTGCACAGCGGCGGAGCGGCGCCGACCCGGGTCGAACTGCCCTGGTCCGACAGGTACTTCGCCCAACTCGGTCTCGTGCTCGGCGTCGCCTACCGATCCGACGCCGTCCTCAGCGACGCCGTGCTCACCGACACCCTCCTCACGGACGGCAGCACCCCGCCCGAGCCGTCCGAGACGGGCACGGACTACGTCCCCAGCGCGGAGCCCGGCCATCGCATGCCGCACCTCTGGCTCACACCCGACCGCTCCACGCTCGACGCCTTCGGCGAATGGTTCACCCTGCTCACCCCTGACCCCGCCGCCTGGGAGCAACAAGCCACCGCACCAGGGGTGTTGCACATCGAGCGCCTTCCCGACGAGCACGCCGATCTCTGTGGCCTGAGCCCCCGGGGAGCGCTGCTCATCCGGCCCGACGGCCACATCGGTGCCCGCTGGCGCGACTGCCCGCCGAGCGACAACATCCTCCGCCACGCGCTGACCGCGCTCACCGGTCACGACGAGACTCGGTCCGGCTGA
- a CDS encoding glycoside hydrolase family 97 catalytic domain-containing protein, translating into MAVQPRARTIVLTLCSALLATTAATLPARAEAPAASTPHTSWEVRGPHGSPSAVVSLDPADGSPTLAVRRAGRTVLEPSPVGLVTEQADFSRDLTLTGRSDRTVSERYTVPTGKSHKRVVRMTESRFRFRTADGARIDLLTRVAADGVAYRYVLPDDHGDVVREASAFTFPATTEPVISAYRRDNELPFVRYPSAAAVPAGTYSMQALFKTDGGYALVAESDLTGSYAGSHLTHAAGSSTFGVSPWNDEPIQVSGRLTTPWRAVVTGDLPTVTESTFTDDLAPRSRVRDTSWIKPGPALWTWLAGGKEAGQSLEAQKKYVDYAAQRDWPYEVVDAGWYYKPGEWDVIDPDWQTNNWMPELVRYGKERGVEIQVWLHYSLLVDPVEREKWLSTLERWGVKGVKIDFMDSESQERMAWYDEILPATAKHHLMVNFHGSTIPKGIQRTWPHVMTLEGVGGEEKRNNTPEQLAALPYTRNVIGSMDFTPGAFHRPFRPNVGSDAGELGLTVLYESGIQNLAGTPESYEARPEARRYLEQLPSGWEETRLLTGDPGRSAVLARRAPDGRWFIGGTFAGAAHSVDVPMRLGAGKWLVETVTDGPSGLVREPHVVRGGASLTVPVVADGGFAALACHWYPGRTSCDR; encoded by the coding sequence ATGGCGGTCCAACCCCGGGCCCGCACCATCGTGTTGACGCTCTGTTCCGCACTCCTCGCCACCACCGCGGCGACGCTTCCGGCCCGTGCCGAGGCTCCCGCGGCATCCACCCCGCACACGTCCTGGGAGGTGCGCGGTCCGCACGGCTCCCCCTCGGCCGTGGTCTCCCTCGACCCGGCCGACGGCAGCCCGACCCTGGCGGTGAGACGCGCCGGCCGTACGGTCCTCGAACCGTCCCCCGTCGGCCTCGTCACCGAACAGGCCGACTTCTCCCGGGACCTGACCCTCACCGGCCGCTCCGACCGCACGGTCTCGGAGCGCTACACCGTCCCGACGGGCAAGTCGCACAAGCGGGTTGTCCGGATGACCGAGTCCCGTTTCCGCTTCCGTACGGCGGACGGCGCGCGTATCGACCTGCTGACCCGCGTCGCCGCGGACGGCGTCGCCTATCGCTACGTCCTGCCGGACGACCACGGCGACGTCGTGCGCGAGGCCTCCGCCTTCACCTTCCCCGCCACCACCGAGCCCGTCATCAGCGCCTACCGCCGGGACAACGAACTCCCCTTCGTCCGCTACCCGTCGGCGGCCGCGGTACCGGCGGGCACGTACTCGATGCAGGCCCTCTTCAAGACGGACGGCGGCTACGCCCTCGTCGCCGAGTCGGACCTGACCGGCAGCTACGCCGGCTCCCACCTCACGCACGCCGCAGGGTCGTCCACGTTCGGCGTGAGCCCGTGGAACGACGAGCCGATCCAGGTGTCCGGCAGGCTCACCACGCCCTGGCGCGCGGTGGTCACCGGCGATCTGCCGACCGTCACCGAGTCGACCTTCACCGACGACCTCGCCCCCAGGTCCCGTGTCCGTGACACCTCCTGGATCAAGCCGGGCCCGGCCCTGTGGACCTGGCTCGCCGGCGGCAAGGAGGCCGGGCAGAGCCTGGAGGCGCAGAAGAAGTACGTCGACTACGCGGCCCAGCGCGACTGGCCGTACGAGGTCGTCGACGCGGGCTGGTACTACAAGCCCGGCGAGTGGGACGTCATCGACCCCGACTGGCAGACGAACAACTGGATGCCGGAGCTGGTGCGTTACGGCAAGGAGCGCGGCGTCGAGATCCAGGTCTGGCTCCACTACTCGCTCCTCGTCGACCCCGTCGAACGGGAGAAGTGGCTCTCCACACTGGAGCGTTGGGGCGTCAAGGGCGTGAAGATCGACTTCATGGACTCCGAGTCCCAGGAGCGGATGGCCTGGTACGACGAGATCCTGCCGGCCACCGCGAAGCACCACCTGATGGTCAACTTCCATGGCTCCACGATCCCCAAGGGCATCCAGCGCACCTGGCCGCACGTCATGACGCTGGAGGGCGTCGGCGGCGAGGAGAAGCGCAACAACACGCCCGAGCAGCTGGCCGCGCTCCCCTACACCCGCAACGTCATCGGCTCCATGGACTTCACGCCGGGTGCCTTCCACCGCCCCTTCCGCCCCAACGTCGGCTCCGACGCGGGTGAGTTGGGCCTGACCGTCCTCTACGAGTCCGGCATCCAGAACCTCGCCGGCACCCCTGAGTCGTACGAGGCCCGTCCGGAGGCCCGCCGCTATCTGGAGCAACTGCCCAGCGGCTGGGAGGAGACCAGGCTGCTGACCGGCGATCCCGGCCGCTCCGCGGTCCTGGCCCGCCGTGCGCCCGACGGCCGCTGGTTCATCGGCGGCACGTTCGCGGGGGCGGCCCACAGCGTGGACGTACCCATGCGTCTGGGCGCGGGCAAGTGGCTCGTCGAGACCGTGACCGACGGCCCGTCGGGCCTGGTCCGCGAACCGCACGTCGTCCGCGGCGGCGCCTCGCTCACCGTGCCCGTCGTGGCGGACGGCGGCTTCGCCGCGCTGGCCTGCCACTGGTACCCGGGCAGGACGAGCTGCGACCGCTGA
- the pruA gene encoding L-glutamate gamma-semialdehyde dehydrogenase, translating to MDAVTQVPTPVNEPVHGYAPGSPERARLESKLKELAENPVDLPMTIGGEKRMGGGDRFDVVQPHNHKARLGTYANATQQDAQDAIDAALAAAPAWRAMSFDDRAAIILRAAELLAGPWRETLAASTMLGQSKTAQQAEIDCPCELVDFWRFNVKYARDLLAEQPPANSPGVWNRLDHRPLEGFVYAITPFNFTAIAGNLPTAPALMGNVVVWKPSPTQTHAAVLLMQLLEEAGLPKGVINLVTGDGIEVSEVALEHRDLAGIHFTGSTKTFQYLWKTVGNNIEKYRTYPRMVGETGGKDFVVAHPSADRAVLKTALTRGSFEYQGQKCSASSRAYVPASIWNSGFKEEFAAEIDGITMGDVTDLSNFIGAVIDERSFAKNKAAIDRAHADPSCTVVAGGTYDDSVGYFVRPTVVECSDPANEVFTTEYFGPFLAVHVYEDDQYDEMLAQMESVSDYALTGSVIAGDRAAAAYTMEKLRYAAGNFYINDKSTGAVVGQQPFGGGRASGTNDKAGAPQNLMRWTLTRAIKETLVPPTDYPYPHMG from the coding sequence ATGGACGCTGTGACCCAGGTCCCCACCCCCGTCAACGAGCCGGTGCACGGCTATGCCCCCGGCTCTCCCGAGCGCGCCCGCCTGGAGTCCAAGCTCAAGGAGCTCGCCGAGAACCCGGTCGACCTGCCGATGACCATCGGCGGCGAGAAGCGGATGGGCGGCGGCGACCGCTTCGACGTCGTGCAGCCGCACAACCACAAGGCCCGCCTCGGCACGTACGCGAACGCGACCCAGCAGGACGCCCAGGACGCGATCGACGCGGCCCTCGCCGCCGCGCCCGCCTGGCGCGCGATGTCCTTCGACGACCGCGCCGCGATCATCCTGCGCGCCGCCGAGCTGCTGGCAGGACCGTGGCGCGAGACGCTCGCCGCCTCGACGATGCTCGGCCAGTCGAAGACGGCCCAGCAGGCCGAGATCGACTGTCCCTGCGAGCTGGTCGACTTCTGGCGCTTCAACGTGAAGTACGCCCGTGACCTGCTCGCCGAGCAGCCGCCGGCCAACTCGCCGGGCGTCTGGAACCGCCTCGACCACCGCCCGCTCGAAGGGTTCGTCTACGCGATCACGCCCTTCAACTTCACGGCGATCGCGGGCAACCTGCCGACCGCGCCCGCGCTGATGGGCAACGTGGTCGTGTGGAAGCCGTCGCCGACGCAGACCCACGCGGCCGTTCTGCTCATGCAGCTGCTGGAGGAGGCCGGTCTGCCCAAGGGCGTCATCAACCTCGTCACCGGTGACGGCATCGAGGTCTCCGAGGTCGCCCTGGAGCACCGCGACCTCGCCGGCATCCACTTCACCGGCTCGACCAAGACCTTCCAGTACCTGTGGAAGACGGTCGGCAACAACATCGAGAAGTACCGCACGTACCCCCGCATGGTCGGCGAGACCGGCGGCAAGGACTTCGTCGTCGCGCACCCGAGCGCCGACCGCGCGGTCCTGAAGACGGCCCTGACCCGCGGCTCCTTCGAGTACCAGGGCCAGAAGTGCTCGGCCTCCTCGCGCGCGTACGTCCCGGCCTCCATCTGGAACTCCGGCTTCAAGGAGGAGTTCGCGGCCGAGATCGACGGCATCACGATGGGTGACGTCACCGACCTGTCGAACTTCATCGGCGCCGTCATCGACGAGCGCTCCTTCGCCAAGAACAAGGCGGCGATCGACCGGGCGCACGCCGATCCGTCCTGCACGGTCGTCGCGGGCGGCACCTACGACGACTCCGTCGGCTACTTCGTCCGCCCGACCGTCGTCGAGTGCTCCGACCCGGCGAACGAGGTCTTCACGACGGAGTACTTCGGTCCGTTCCTCGCGGTGCACGTCTACGAGGACGACCAGTACGACGAGATGCTGGCCCAGATGGAGTCGGTGTCGGACTACGCGCTCACCGGCTCGGTCATCGCGGGCGACCGCGCGGCCGCCGCGTACACGATGGAGAAGCTCCGCTACGCCGCTGGCAACTTCTACATCAACGACAAGTCGACCGGTGCCGTCGTCGGCCAGCAGCCCTTCGGCGGCGGCCGCGCGTCCGGCACCAACGACAAGGCGGGCGCCCCGCAGAACCTGATGCGCTGGACCCTGACCCGCGCCATCAAGGAGACCCTGGTCCCGCCGACCGACTACCCGTACCCGCACATGGGCTGA
- a CDS encoding proline dehydrogenase family protein has product MLGPVILAASRSDRMRRLISAAPVTKPVVDRFIPGESVDQVVPIIQDLTAKGLEVTMDVVGEDITTPEQATLARDAYLELIDRLKQLELGERAEMSVKLSLFGQALPGGHELALANVRPVVEAAAAIGTTVTLDAEDHTTLDSMFAIHEELRKDFPETGCVIQAYLFRTEADARRLADSGSRVRLVKGAYKEPAEVAYQQKAETDKAYVRILRILMEGEGYPMIGSHDPRLISIAQELARRAGRKPDEYEFQMLYGIRSDEHLRLAAEGHRMRVYTAYGTDWYGYFMRRLAEKPANLLFFGRSILTKS; this is encoded by the coding sequence GTGCTGGGTCCCGTGATTCTCGCCGCTTCGCGCAGCGACCGGATGCGTCGTCTGATCTCGGCGGCCCCGGTGACCAAGCCGGTCGTCGACCGCTTCATCCCCGGTGAGAGCGTCGACCAGGTCGTACCGATCATCCAGGACCTCACGGCCAAGGGCCTGGAGGTCACCATGGACGTGGTCGGTGAGGACATCACCACGCCCGAGCAGGCCACGCTCGCCCGTGACGCGTACCTGGAGCTGATCGACCGCCTCAAGCAGCTGGAGCTCGGGGAGCGCGCCGAGATGTCGGTGAAGCTGTCCCTGTTCGGGCAGGCGCTCCCCGGTGGCCACGAGCTCGCCCTCGCCAACGTCCGTCCGGTCGTCGAGGCCGCCGCGGCCATCGGTACGACCGTCACGCTCGACGCCGAGGACCACACCACCCTCGACTCGATGTTCGCCATCCACGAGGAGCTGCGGAAGGACTTCCCGGAGACCGGCTGCGTCATCCAGGCCTACCTCTTCCGCACCGAGGCCGACGCCCGCCGTCTCGCCGACAGCGGCAGCCGCGTACGGCTCGTGAAGGGCGCCTACAAGGAGCCCGCCGAGGTCGCGTACCAGCAGAAGGCCGAGACCGACAAGGCGTACGTCCGCATCCTGCGCATCCTGATGGAGGGCGAGGGGTACCCGATGATCGGGTCCCACGACCCGCGCCTCATCTCCATCGCGCAGGAGCTGGCCCGGCGCGCCGGGCGCAAGCCCGACGAGTACGAGTTCCAGATGCTGTACGGGATCAGGAGCGACGAGCATCTGCGGCTCGCCGCTGAAGGGCACCGGATGCGTGTCTACACCGCGTACGGCACCGACTGGTACGGCTACTTCATGCGGCGCCTCGCCGAGAAGCCGGCCAACCTCCTCTTCTTCGGCCGCTCGATCCTCACCAAGAGCTGA
- a CDS encoding helix-turn-helix domain-containing protein, whose product MMENARVTSDPKGEYQELVDEISELLGAPATLENRDFELIAFGAYDSEGELDASALDPVRARSILTRRSTSAVRTWFEGFGIARATAPVRIPPTPEAGVHRGRVCLPVRHRGVVLGYVWLLSDDPGPTDQQLSAAMEVTPRIGALLADEAQAGADLSRELRAVLTAESGWQRDMALAELHTELGARGEGLHTMVCVAPWPSSHPDDAPSVRTIPSATAVCALPWGSTAQSLALLVRLRSPEVLTPATTAAARLLERAEGVRGSGRPQSSPAEPGPPGAHQQTGGTQGGRGPAQPPSKGGQGKGTGAAQAQPTNHPGEAEAARADEGSEGTGRTAGSGGAGRTEGAGRTGAAGRTEGAGRTAAAGRTEGAGRSAGAVGAAGQAPEPHGPRPGRVVAGIAVPHSGLADLATAWQQASAAARAALADPRLGPVAHWSSIGPYRLLTTLAPTASHDPAVRPLLAPAHRELAHTAEVFLDCAGQAGRTAAELGIHRQTLYYRLSRVEQLTGLDLANGEDRLLLHMGLKARRL is encoded by the coding sequence ATGATGGAGAATGCCCGGGTGACATCGGATCCCAAGGGCGAATACCAGGAGCTGGTGGACGAGATCTCGGAGCTCCTCGGCGCCCCCGCGACGCTGGAGAACCGCGACTTCGAGCTGATCGCCTTCGGCGCGTACGACAGCGAGGGCGAGCTGGACGCCTCCGCGCTGGACCCCGTACGCGCCCGCTCGATCCTCACGCGCCGCTCGACCTCGGCGGTCCGCACCTGGTTCGAGGGCTTCGGCATCGCCCGCGCCACGGCGCCGGTCCGTATCCCGCCCACCCCCGAGGCGGGCGTCCACCGGGGCCGCGTCTGCCTCCCCGTACGCCATCGGGGTGTGGTCCTCGGGTACGTGTGGCTGCTGTCGGACGATCCGGGTCCCACCGACCAGCAGCTCTCCGCGGCGATGGAGGTCACCCCGCGCATCGGTGCCCTCCTGGCGGACGAGGCCCAGGCGGGCGCGGACCTCAGCCGTGAGCTTCGCGCGGTCCTCACCGCCGAGAGCGGCTGGCAGCGCGACATGGCTTTGGCCGAACTCCACACGGAGCTCGGCGCCCGCGGCGAGGGCCTCCACACGATGGTCTGCGTGGCCCCCTGGCCCTCGTCCCACCCGGACGACGCCCCGTCGGTCCGCACCATCCCGTCCGCCACCGCCGTCTGCGCCCTCCCCTGGGGCTCCACCGCCCAGAGCCTGGCCCTCCTGGTCCGCCTGCGCTCACCGGAGGTCCTCACCCCGGCGACAACGGCGGCGGCCCGGCTGCTGGAGAGGGCGGAGGGGGTACGGGGATCAGGGCGCCCCCAGTCCTCCCCGGCCGAGCCCGGCCCCCCAGGGGCTCACCAGCAGACCGGCGGCACGCAGGGCGGCCGGGGCCCGGCCCAGCCGCCGAGCAAGGGCGGCCAGGGCAAGGGCACCGGGGCGGCCCAGGCCCAGCCGACGAACCACCCGGGCGAGGCGGAGGCCGCGCGGGCGGACGAAGGGTCGGAGGGAACCGGACGGACAGCGGGGTCGGGGGGAGCCGGACGGACAGAGGGAGCGGGGCGGACAGGGGCAGCGGGGCGGACAGAGGGAGCCGGGCGGACAGCGGCAGCGGGACGGACAGAGGGAGCCGGGCGGTCAGCGGGAGCGGTGGGGGCTGCCGGACAGGCTCCGGAGCCGCACGGCCCCCGCCCCGGCCGGGTCGTGGCCGGGATCGCCGTTCCCCACTCCGGTCTCGCCGACCTCGCGACCGCCTGGCAGCAGGCATCGGCCGCCGCCCGCGCGGCGCTGGCCGATCCGCGGCTGGGCCCGGTCGCGCACTGGTCGTCCATCGGCCCGTACCGCCTGCTGACGACGCTGGCGCCGACCGCCTCCCACGACCCCGCCGTACGCCCGCTCCTGGCCCCCGCCCACCGCGAACTCGCCCACACCGCCGAGGTGTTCCTCGACTGCGCGGGCCAGGCCGGCCGCACCGCCGCCGAACTGGGCATCCACCGCCAGACCCTCTACTACCGCCTCTCCCGCGTCGAACAACTCACCGGCCTCGACCTGGCCAACGGCGAGGACCGCCTGCTCCTGCACATGGGGCTCAAGGCGCGGCGGCTCTAG
- a CDS encoding ABC transporter substrate-binding protein, which produces MRLPARLLSLSAVTAASALLLTGCFSESASDDSAGGSAGGDGKRVRVAMMNPPRSGLSPLSDDAFKLSRWSTAETLVTLDADGDAEPALATKWQQNARTWTFEIRDGVTFHDGTKLTAESVVRSLTRAATASPKPRILDGVDLTVKADGDSVAVTTGTEDPLVPQRLSSPQLSILAAKAYRGKTVSPVGAGTGPFELTKVNGTSSATLDRYDDYWGGTAKSPGIDVKFVPDGTARAATLRSGEADVVEAVPVSQAALLDEDLVTEVPMPRTNTLYLNTGSGPFKDASLRAAAREAVDAESIVKGVYEGRADVAKGLLGPALPWAADLREPVQRAKSGDPNGRTITIGTFTDRAELPEVAQTLQQRLQKAGFKVKLDVREYANIESDALAGEFDAFILSRATVLDSGDPAAYLYSDFGSKGSFNISQLSDRKVDAALEKAAGTKTGDARRRAVVDAEAAVLATDAAIPMLHERVIQGDAAGVVDVEHDPRERALITADTYVK; this is translated from the coding sequence GTGCGCCTGCCCGCCCGCCTTCTCTCCCTCTCCGCGGTCACCGCGGCTTCCGCCCTGCTGCTCACCGGGTGCTTCTCGGAATCCGCCTCGGACGATTCCGCGGGCGGCTCCGCGGGCGGCGACGGCAAGCGCGTACGCGTGGCGATGATGAACCCGCCGCGCTCCGGGCTGTCGCCGCTGTCCGACGACGCGTTCAAGCTGTCGCGCTGGTCGACCGCCGAGACGCTGGTGACGCTCGACGCGGACGGCGACGCGGAGCCCGCCCTCGCCACCAAGTGGCAGCAGAACGCCCGGACTTGGACCTTCGAGATACGGGACGGCGTCACCTTCCACGACGGTACGAAGCTCACGGCCGAGTCCGTCGTCCGGTCGCTCACGAGGGCCGCGACCGCCTCCCCCAAGCCACGCATCCTCGACGGCGTCGACCTGACGGTGAAGGCCGACGGCGACTCGGTCGCCGTCACCACCGGAACCGAGGACCCGCTGGTCCCGCAGCGGCTGAGCTCGCCGCAGCTGTCGATCCTGGCGGCGAAGGCGTACCGCGGGAAGACCGTCAGCCCGGTCGGCGCGGGCACCGGCCCCTTCGAGCTGACGAAGGTGAACGGCACATCGTCGGCGACCCTCGACCGCTACGACGACTACTGGGGCGGCACGGCCAAGTCCCCCGGTATCGATGTGAAGTTCGTGCCCGACGGCACCGCCCGCGCGGCCACCCTGCGCAGCGGCGAGGCCGACGTCGTCGAGGCGGTACCGGTGTCGCAGGCCGCGCTGCTCGACGAGGACCTGGTCACCGAGGTGCCGATGCCGCGCACCAACACCCTCTACCTGAACACCGGGAGCGGCCCCTTCAAGGACGCCTCCCTCAGGGCCGCCGCCCGCGAGGCCGTCGACGCCGAGTCGATCGTCAAGGGCGTGTACGAGGGCCGCGCGGACGTCGCGAAGGGCCTGCTGGGCCCCGCCCTCCCCTGGGCCGCCGACCTGCGCGAGCCGGTCCAGCGCGCCAAGTCCGGTGACCCGAACGGCAGGACGATCACGATCGGCACGTTCACCGACCGCGCCGAACTGCCCGAGGTGGCCCAGACGCTGCAACAGCGGCTCCAGAAGGCCGGGTTCAAGGTGAAGCTGGACGTCCGCGAGTACGCGAACATCGAATCCGACGCGCTGGCGGGCGAGTTCGACGCGTTCATCCTGTCCCGGGCGACCGTCCTCGACTCGGGCGACCCGGCCGCGTACCTCTACAGCGACTTCGGGTCGAAGGGTTCCTTCAACATCTCGCAGCTGTCCGACAGGAAGGTCGACGCGGCCCTGGAGAAGGCCGCAGGGACGAAGACCGGTGACGCGCGCCGCCGGGCCGTCGTCGACGCGGAGGCCGCGGTGCTGGCCACCGACGCCGCGATCCCGATGCTGCACGAGCGCGTGATCCAGGGCGACGCGGCCGGTGTCGTGGACGTCGAGCACGACCCGCGCGAGCGGGCACTGATCACCGCGGACACCTACGTCAAGTGA